gatgAAGGAAAacctagcccattgtgggcagcaccattctctATTCAGAGGTActatgcaaaagaaaaataaaaaggtagtTGACCAAGCAAAAACGGAAGCATAGATgcacacatttattttctctctgctcttgatttGTGGAGGCGATCCTAATAGttactgccttgacttccccaagACAATaggctgtaacctggaattgcaaataaattgaattttcagaatattttatcacaacaacagtaAAGCAACCAGATAATAAGTGATTATGAATAATTCCACTGATATAATAGAATTGTGttctctaaaattcatatgtatcATCCTGGTGCTCTTCCAGATGCATTGCCTGCATCCGTCATCATAGTCATTTTCTTACATGTGCCACACATGTTTATAGATTATAGATGTGAGCATATAACAATTAGTAAATAATATAAAGGGGAAAGCCTGTTTTAACTACACATtgacttacttattttttctttctttataaatgcAACACACAAGCTTTATTTAACAAAAGTAACAGGTAAAGTAAAACAGGCACTACTTATATTAAGAAAATACTACAAGGAAATTTATCCTGAACAACTTAAAATAACCTACATGCAATTGTATTTAACTGagctctgttgctgtgaagaataCAGCTCGTGCACAGGTATGGATGAAAGATTTGTACATTTTTCAAGTATTCACTGAATACTaccttatatacacatatacattaacTTCGAAAAAGATTAGGTGATCCCAGCTGCccttcatttttgttgttcttttggaAGAGGTCGTCTAAAGAGAAGAATATGCAGCTCCCGGCTCATGAATCATGTAATGAACCCAACCTAGACTCTGTTGCACACCAAGTCTCCTCCACGCCTCTTCAGACATCAGATGAGCTTTTGGTCCTTGTTTGGAGAGTTCTCTGGGGAGCATGACATGCCAGTACTCATAGTGCTCCTTGAAGTACTTGTCCCAGTAGTAGATCTGCTTGTGGGACATCCTATCGGCGCACGGAGCAGAAAACGCGAGCAGGAAATGGGGCACAAGGAGCTAGCTCCAAGTTCGCCTACGGCCAGCACAATAACTCGAATGaggcctttctttcttcttttttttttataaaatttttatttaaattagaagcgatcttatttttcttatctatcccatttccctctcactcccatcctcccatgccccccaccaaccctccatcccacccccccattccgctccccagggagggtgaggccttctatgggggaccattaaagtctgtcacatcatttgggacaggacctaggctctcctccatgtatctaggctgaaagagtatcccttcatgggggaatgggctcccaacattcattcatacactagggataaaaactgttCCACTGACAAAGGCCCCACCCCATAGACTGACCAGTTCttcttactgacacccacattcaaggggcttGGTTCCGTTCTATGCTGGTTCTATTTTAAAGGTAATTTCTCAAAGCTTTTCTTAGAATTTTGTATACTAAAGCATCCTCAAAGAATATCATCATATCTATCAAAATACATCTATACCTTAAAATAGAGAAGTCGATCACACCCAAAATCAACTTAGTTGAATCtagattttaaaacagttttaaataaagaaataaaagcctgCTTTAGGAAGTGAGTTAAGAAAACCATTGCCTGCCTCAGTTCAAAACAGTGAAATGCACAATT
This genomic stretch from Cricetulus griseus strain 17A/GY chromosome 4, alternate assembly CriGri-PICRH-1.0, whole genome shotgun sequence harbors:
- the LOC100771339 gene encoding LOW QUALITY PROTEIN: cyclin-dependent kinases regulatory subunit 2-like (The sequence of the model RefSeq protein was modified relative to this genomic sequence to represent the inferred CDS: deleted 1 base in 1 codon) → MSHKQIYYWDKYFKEHYEYWHVMLPRELSKQGPKAHLMSEEAWRRLGVQQSLGWVHYMIHEPELHILLFRRPLPKEQQK